DNA from Desulfarculus baarsii DSM 2075:
CCGCGGCCCTGCGCGCCCAGATGGACGAGCCCGTGGCCCGGGCCTTCAACGCCTTCCGGCCCCTGCTTTACGGCGATCACCCCTACGCCATGAACCCCCTGGGTTCGGCCGAGTCGTTGGCCCGGCTGGATCGTCAGGCCCTCGTGGCCGTGCACCAGGCCATGCGCGGCCCCGGCGGCGTGGTGCTGACCATCGTCGGCGACGTGGACCCTGGTCAAACCATGGCCGCGGTCAGGGAGCTTTTCGGCGCGGCCCAGGGCCAGGCCCGGACGCCGGCCCCGCCCGCCGCCCCGGCCCTGACCAAGGCCAGAACCCGGCATATCGCCGACCCCCAGGCCAAGCAGACCCAGATCATCATCGGTTACATCGCCCCTGACGCCACCGACCCCCGGCGGCCGGCCATGGAGCTTCTGGAGGCCATCCTGGGCGGCCAGGGCGGCCGGCTGTTCGGCGACCTGCGCGACAAGCGCTCGCTGGCCTACAGCGTCCAGCCATTCTATGGCCAGGCCAAGCAACTGGGCGTGTTCGGCTTTTACATGGGCGTGGGGCCGGGCAAGGCCAAGGCGGCCATCGCCGGCCTGAACGAACACATCGCCCGCTTGGCCGCCACCCCGCCCAAGGCCGAGGAGATGAACCGGGCCAAGGCTTTTCTGTTGGGCGGCTGGGCCATCGGCCTGCAAACCTATCAGGCCCAGGCCATGACCATGACCGCCGACGAACTGCTGGGCCTGGGTTATCGGGATTACCTGCGCACCCCGGAGCGCGTCCAGGCCCTCGCCCCGGGCGACATCCTGCGGGCGGCCAAGGATGTCTTCGCGCCCCAGCGTCAGGCCTTGCTGACTCTGGGCCTCTAGCCGCCAAACGGCCGACGAGCCGCGCCCGCGCCGCGAAAAAAGCGGCGCGGGTTTTTTTGTGGCTGGCGGGCCTTGGCGTGCTAACATCTTATAGAGGGCTTGCAGCGTTGGCGGAAAAGGCATGTTCGGCATCAAGGCTCGACAGATTTGCCCAGGCGTGTTCATGGTCGGTGGCCCCGAGTTCAGCGACCCGCGGGATTGCTTATGCTATCTGGCGGTGGGCGAAAAGTCCCGGGTGCTCATCGACTGCGGCTGCGGCCCCAGCGCCGGGCGCATCGTCTCCCTGGCCCAGCGGGCGGCCGGCGCGCCGCCCAGCCATCTTTTGCTGACCCACGCCCACATCGATCACGCCGGCGGCGCGGCCCAGGTCAAGGCCCTGTGCGGCTGCCAGGTGCTGATCCACCGCCTGGAGGCCGACGTGCTGGCCCAGGGCGACGGCGCGCGCAGCGCCGCCGACTGGTACAACATGCACCTGCCGCCGCTGACGGCCGACGTGCTGCTGGAGGGCGGCGAGGAACTGGACCTGGGCGGCGGGATGATTTTGCGCATCGTCCACGCGCCGGGTCACACGCCGGGCTCGGTCTGCGCCTGGCTGGAGAGCGGCGGCCAGCGGGTGCTCTTTGGCCAGGATCTGCACGGGCCATTTTCGCGGGAGTTCGGCTCGGACCTGGGGCAATACGCCGCCAGCATGGATGCGCTGTTGGAACTGCGGGCCGATATCCTCTGCGAGGGACATTACGGCGTCTTCGGCCCGGCCCAGTCGGCGGCGGCGTTCATGCGCCAGCAGTTGGCCGCCAACCTCCCCCGCCGGCGCTAGTCACGCCGGTCAAGTCGTCACGCTCGCAACTCGCCGGCGCTGGCCGTGCGAGGCAAGGCGGCCCTCAGGCCCCGCCGACCCCGAAAATGCCGAACATGAACAGGATCATGGCCAACGCCGCGGCGACCTGGGCGGCCATGGCCGTGACCTTGCCGCAGTGGTGGGCCGCGTCCAGGGCCACGCCGCCCACGTAGAGGCTCCAGACCAGCGAGCAGGCCAGCCCGCCCATGACCACGCCGACCAACGAGTCGCCGCTTTCGGCCCCCCAGGCCAGGCGGGCCAGATGCCAGACGATCATCACCGCCAGCACCGAGACCGAAGTCACCGCGGTGTAGGCCAGCGCCCGATAGGAGGCCACGTAGGGCGCCCTGGCCCGGCCCACGGCCCGTAGCGCCAGATGGGCCAGGCCGCTGAGGATCGGCGTGGCCAGCATGGCCGCGCCCACGCCCTGGACCATGCCGTTCATCAGGCCCACGGCGATGATGCTGGGCAGCTCGGCCAGGCCGACGCCAGGGGTCAGGGCCCAGGCCAAGGCCTGGCTGATCAGCTCCAGATGCAGGGCCAGCACGGCCACGAACAGCGCCGGCCGCAGCGGCCCGCCGGCCGCCGGCAACGAAAAAGTGCGCGAGGGATAGCGGGCTATCCACCAGAACGTGGGGTAAAAGCCGGCCAGCCAACGTTGGGGCGCTTCCCAGGGCAGGGCTGGCTGAGGCGGTGGCTGGGATGATGGCTGGGGCTGCTCGAAGTCGTTCACGCCTTGGTCCATGACTGTGGTTTGCGTCGGACCAAAGCTAGCATATTAGTTCGCCCTGGCAAACTCAAATCGCCTCATGCCCGCTCCAGCACGATGAAGCAGCGCCGCCGGCCGTCGCCGGCCTCCACGCGCAGGCCCACCGCCGCCAGGCCGCCGTCGTTCAGATAGCGCTCGAAAACCGGGCGGGTGTTCATGCGCCAGGCCAGGGCGGCGGCCGGATCACCGGCCTTGAGCGCTTGCAGGTCGGCGGGGATCTCCACCAGCGGCGGCGCGGCGTCGGCCAGGGGCGGCGCGACCGGCGGCGGCGCGTTCAGATCAAAACGGGCGATGAAGCGATCCACGGGCAGGCCCTGGTGCATTTTGGCGGTCTGGGGAAAGTGGTCGCGGTCGTAGGCCACGGCGCGGCCGCCCCAGACATTCAGGTATAAATGGGCGTTGCGCGCCTCCAGCGGCTCGAAGGTGATGTAGACCACCCCCACGCCCATGGCGCGCAAATCGGCCTGGGCCCGCTCGATCAGCCGCCGGCCCAGACCCTGGTCGCGCCAGCCGGGCAACACGCCCAGCATGTGGCCATAGGCCACGCCCGGTTCCAAGCTGCCCAGCATCACGCACAGGCCGACCATGCGCCCTTGGTCGAAGGCCCCCAGGGTCAGGCCCAGGCGGGGCCGCCGCAGGCCCAGGGCGTGCAGGGTGATCGGCGAGACGGCGTTCAGTTCGTCCAGGCCCCAGATTTCTTGTTCCAGGGCGGCGCAGGCGGCGAAATCGTCCTGGCCGGCCAGCGGGCGGATGATCGGCGTCATGGCGGCTCCCGGCATGGGTTGACGCCCATTGAACACCGCGCGCGGCGTCCCGTCAAGGAGTTGGGTCTGGCCCTTTACAATCCGGGCGAAACTGGTATGCTTTGGGCCAGATTCCGCCAGAAGAGCCCAACCAAAGAGGTCTCTCGATCCCACGGTCGCCCAGCCTGACGCCAGGCGGGCGTTTTTCTTGCAATTATGGGCCGAACTTGCGGAAGCGACCGGTCGTTGATCGGTGAACGCCCGCGTGCGCCTCGCTGGAGGCGGACGGGGCATGTTGACTTATTTCGCAGCGCAAGTTAGGAGCACCATGGACGCCCCTGGATTCGACCAGTTGGGTCTGAGCCCCCTTTTGACCGCCGCCGTGACCGAGCAGGGCTTCACCAGCCCCACGCCGATCCAGACGGCGATGATCCCCCTCATGCTGGAAGGCCGCGACGTCATCGGCCAGGCCCAGACCGGCACCGGCAAGACCGCCGCCTTTGGCCTGCCGCTTCTGCACAACATCAGCCCCGGCGTGGGTCAGGCCCAGGCCCTGGTGCTGGCCCCCACCCGCGAGCTGGCCATCCAGGTGGCCGAGGCCTTGCAGGGCTATGGCCGCAAGATGGGCGCGCGGGTGATGGCCGTCTATGGCGGCGCGCCCTATGGCCTGCAAATCAGCCGCCTGCGCAAGGGCGTGGACGTGGTGGTGGGCACGCCCGGCCGCGTGCTGGACCTGATCGGCCAAAAGGCTCTGCGCCTGGACATGGTCGAGACGGTGGTCATCGACGAGGCCGACGAGATGCTCAGCATGGGCTTCATCGCCGACATCCAGGCCATCCTGGAGGCCACGCCGTCCCAGCGCCAGACGGCCTTGTTTTCGGCGACGTTGCCGCCGGCCATTCGCCAAATGTCCCAAAGTTACATGGTCGAGCCCCAGAGCGTCAGCGTCAGCCCGCGCCAGCTCACCGTCGAGGCCGTCGAGCAACGCTATTATCTGCTCGATGAGCGCGACAAGCTGGCCGCCCTCTGCCGTCTGCTGGAGGTCGAACCCGTCGCCAGCGCCCTGATTTTCTGCCGCACCAAGGCCGGCACGGGCCAGTTGGCCGACGAGCTTTCGGCGCGGGGTTTCGCGGCCGAGGCCATCAACGGCGACCTGAGCCAGGAGGCGCGCATCCGCGTGCTGGGCCGCTTCCGCAACAATCAGCTCAAGCTGCTGGTGGCCACCGACGTGGCCGCCCGGGGCCTGGACATCGACGACATCAGCCACGTCATCAACTTCGATCCGCCCCAAGACCCCGAGGTCTACGTCCACCGCATCGGCCGCACCGGCCGGGCCGGGCGCGACGGCGTGGCCATCTCTTTGCTTTCGCCCAAGGACCGCTGGCTGCTGGCGCGCATCGAGGCCTACGCCAAGGCCCGCCTGAGCCATTGCACCCTGCCCACGCCCGAAGAGATCATGGCCCACCGCGAGGGTCGGCTCTTGGAGCGCATGGTCGCCCTGCTCGACGACGGCGGGTTCGCCCGCGAAAAAGGCCTGGCCGCCAAGCTGGAGGCCCAGGGCCACGACCTGGCCGACATCGCCGCCGCCGCCCTCAAGCTGGCCCGCGGCCAAGAAAAAACCAGAACCATCGACCCGGTGGCCGAGTACTCGTTGACCCGTCCGCCCAGGGGCCGCCAACCCTACCCGGCCCGCGATCAGCGCCGTGGCGATTCACGCCGCTTCGATGACCGCCGCCAGGACGACCACCGCCGGGTCGGCGAGACGACCGCCCAGCCCGAGAGCGGCATGGTGCGCCTGTGCCTGGGCATGGGCCGGGCCGATGGCATCAACGCCGGCCATGTGCTGGGCTCGTTGTCCCACCACGCCGAGATTCCCGGCCGCTGCATCGGCAAGATCCGCATCCAGGACACGCGGACGCTGGTGGATGTCTCCGAGCAGGTGGTGGGCCGCGTGCTGGCCAAGGCCGCTGGTTATCGCATCGGACGCACGCCGATCAGCGTCGAACTGGCTTAGGGCGCTCGACGGCGCATCGCCGAAAACAGCGCGGCGGCGGAGAGTTGATCTCCACCGCCGCGCCGTATTTTCTCTGATCATTGTCGGCGTTGGCCGGTCAGCGGCCCTGGCCGCCAGACGAGCGGAGCTATCCCCTCGTCGTCGTGGCGGCTGGCGTCGCCTTGCCGGCGCTAGCGACTTTTTTCGCGCGCCGCTGATTACTCGGCGGGCTTGGCCTCCTCGGCGGGAGCGGCGGGAGCGGCCTCTTGAGCCGGAGCGGCTTCCTGGGCCGGCGCGGCCTGCTCGGTGGTCGCGGCGGGGGCCTGGGCCTCGGGAGCGGTCTGGCCGGAATCGCTGCAACCCACGATCACAAACGCCGCCAGCATCATGGCGGCCAACGCGATCAACTTTTTCATCTCTTGCCTCCTCGGCCCCATGGGCCACCGGTTGAATAGAAGCCGGGTTCCCCCGGCCACGTGCTTAGTCTACACAGTCTAACCACAAAAGCGCCATAGTTGCCAATTAACATTTTGTTACAAGCGGCCCGAGAGTTCAAGAGGCCATTGCCGAATAAACAGGCGGGATATTTTCATCCAACATGGCGCGCAGTCGCCGGCCCAGATTTTCCACGGCGCGCGGGTCGATGGCCGGTGGCGCGCCGGCGGCTTGCAACGCCGCGATGGCCAGTTCGGCCGGCAGGTTGCCCGGCGCGCGACCCGGCAGAAAAGGGCAGCCGCCCAGGCCGCCCAGGGTCACGTCGAAGCGGCCGACCCCGGCCCGCCAGCCGGCCAGCAGATTGGCGCGCAAGGCCTCGGGCCGGCCGTGCAGATGCAGGCCCAGGGCCTCCAGCGGCAAATTTCGGCCCAACTCGGCGATCATCCGCCGCAACTGGTTTGGCCGGGCCAGGCCGGCGGTGTCGGCCAAAAAAAACTCTTGCGCGCCAAGATCGGCCAGCCAGGCAAAGGTCCGCGCGATCAGCTCGCGGGGCGGCGCGGCCAGGCCCGGCCCGCCAAAGGCGCATTGCAGGCCCACCCGCGCCCGCAGGCCGGCCTGGCGGGCCAGGGCGGTCAGTTCGCCCAGGCGGGCCAGACCCCCGGCCACATCCAGGCCCAGGTTGGCCCGGCTGTGGGGCTCGGACAACGAGGCCGAAAGGGCCACCTTGCCCAGACCGCAGGCCAGGGCCCGCTCCAGGCCCTGGCGGTTGAAGACCAGCGCCGAAAGCGTCAACCCCGGCCGCGCGCCGGCGGCCAGGCGGGCCAGGCGTTCGGCGCCGATCATCTGGGGCATCTTGTCGGGCCGGGCCATCGAACCGATCTGCACGCTCTGGAACCCGGCGTCGGCCAGGCCGCGCAGCAGCTCCAGCCGCCGGGCCAGGGGCAGGGCCCGGGGCAGGATCTGCAAGCCGTCGCGCAGGGTTTGGTCCTCCAGCACGAGCGGCCGCCGGACGTTACATGCAGCCCAGGCCATCGCCGCCGCCCCGGCCCTTGCCGCCGCCGGCGCAGCCGCCGCCGCTACGCCGCAGGCGCAGGGCGCTGAGATCCTCGCCGGCGTAGAGCCGCTTCAGGCCCTCCAGGATAAACCCCTGCATCTCGACGGCCGCCAGGCCGCTTTCGGCCAGCACCGTCCGCGGGGTCTGGCCCACGCCGCTGCACAACACCGCCCGGCAATCGGCCAACAACTCGGCCACCTGCCGCCAGCGGGCTTCGCCGCCGCCAGCCGGCGGGGCCTGGCGCGTGTCCAACAACTCGAAGCCATCGGCCGTGGGGCCCCAGATCTGGAAGCGCTCGGCCTGGCCCAGGTGCAGATTGACCAACACGCCCTCGCGGCTGGCCACGGCCACGAAGGGCCGGGCCGCGTCGGCCGGCGGGGCCAGCTTGGCGCACTGGCTCAGGCAGCCGGCCAGGCGCGGCGACTGATCCTGGCCCAGCAGGCCCACCGCGTCGGCCCGACAGCGCGTGCAGTGGCGCATCTGGGGCAGATGAATCTCGCAAACGGCGCGCAGGCGCTCCATCAGCGGCCGGGGCGGCTCGGGGATATGGCCAAAGGCCGTGCCCTGGTTGGGAAACAGCGGCATCAGGTTCATCAGATGGGCCCCCCGCGCCGCGGCCCAGCGCGCGACCCGCTCCACGTGGCCATCGTTGACGCCGGGGATGACGATGGTGTTGATCTTGACCTTGACGCCGGAGTCCTTGAGCAGGGCCAGGCCTTCCTCCTGGCGGGCCAGCAGCAGCTCGGCCCCGGCCAGGCCGCGATAAACCACCTTGCCGTCGCGGACCCAGGCGTAGATGTTCTGGCCGATGGCCGGATCGACGGCGTTGACCGTCAGCGTCAGGTGGCTCAGGCCGGCCTTGATCAGCGTGGCCGCGTGGGCGGGCAGGGCCAGGCCGTTGGTGGCCAGGCACAATAGCAGCTCGGGCCGGGCGCGCTTGATGCGCAGGATGGTCTCCAGGGTGGCCTCGGCGTTGGCCAGGGGGTCGCCGGGGCCGGCGATGCCGGCCACGCTCAGGCGGGGCTCGGCCTGGAGGGCCCGCTCCATGTAGGCCTGGGCCTGGTGGGGCTGGAGCACGGCGCTGCTGACGCCGGGTCGGCTTTCGTTGACGCAGTCATAGCGGCGGTCGCAATAGTTGCACTTGATGTTGCACAACGGGGCCACCGGCAGGTGCGCCCGGCCAAAGGCGCCCTTGGCCGCCTCGTCAAAGCAAGGATGACGGTTGGGCTCAAGCGGTTCGTTCATGGTGCGTCCTCCCTTATAGATAGCCGTAGCCCCAGTGGTGGCGGTCCTGGTCGTGGGCCAGGATGGCGTTGATGATGCGATCCAACAGCTCCTGCGAGCCCTGGTAGTCCAGGCAGAGCAGGCGCTGGCCGCCAAAGCGGTCGTGGATGGGAAAGCCCACCCGCACCAGGGGAACGCCCAGCTCGCGGGCCAGGCGATAGCCCTTGGAGTTGCCCACCAGGATATCCGGGCCGATCTGGCGGGCCATCTCGCCGATCTGCTGGAAATCCACGCCATCGACGGCCCGCGCGGGCTGGCGGACCAGCCCCTCGGTGACCTCGGCGATGGCCGCCGGAAAACGACCGCTCTTGCCGCCGGTGGCGCACAAGGCCGGCCGCACGCCCAGTTCGGCCAGCCAGCCGGCAACGCCCACCACCATGTCCTCGTCGCCGTAGATCACCGCCGTCTTGCCCGAAAGATACTTGTGGCCGTCGATCATGGCGTCGATGAGCCGGCCGCGCTCCAACTCGATTTCCTCGGGCGTGTCGCGGCCGGAAAGCTCGCGCAGGGCCTGGTGCAGCGCGTCGCAGGCCCGCACGCCCATGGGCAGGCCCAGCGAGCGCAGCGGCACGTTGAGGTACATCTCCAGCCACGATCCGGCGCTGCGGCCGGGCAGGCAATGGCCCAACTCGATGGTGGCCTTGGCCCCGCCCATGGCCCGCAGTTGATTGAGCGAGACGCCGCCGGCGGGCAGCGCCTCGTAGGTGGCCATGGCCGGGGCGTCGAGGGTGCGCGAATAGTCCGGGGCCAGGGCCGCGCGCAGGCCATAGGCGCGGGTCACCGTCGCCAGGCGGCGCAGGTCGGCCGGGCTGACAAAGCCGGGCAGCAGGTTCACGCCGCCATGGGCCGGCGTGGGCTGGGCCAACTGACTGACCATGGCCAGCACCGCCGCGTGAAAGCCGTCCACGTGGCTGCCGCCGTAGGCCGGCGTGGGCACGGTGATCAGGGCCGGCATCTGGCCGTCGGGGGTCTCGACCTTGGCCTCGGCCAGAAACTCGCGCACCAGGCCGGGCACGTCGTCGCCGATGGTCTCGGTCAGGCAGGTGGTGGCGATGCCCACCACCTTGGCCCCATACTTGTTGATGACGTTGACCAGGCCCTTCTTGAGGTTGGGCCCGCCGCCGAAGATGGCCTGGTTTTCGCCCAGGCTGGAGCTGGCGATGTCCACCGGCTCGCGGAAATGGCTGATCAGATAGCGCCGCATGTAGGTGGCGCAGCCCTGGCTGCCGTGCAGAAAGGGCGCCGCGCCCTCCACGCCCTTGAAGGCCAGGCAGGCGCCCAGGGGCATGCACAGCTTGCAGGCGTTGGTGGTCGAGACGTAATCGGGCGATGTGATTTCTCTGGTCATGCCGCCGCCTCCTTGGCCAGGGCCATGCGCCGGGGCGTGAAGCGCCAGACCGGGCTCATCACCGTGGCGTGGATCTCGCGGGCGAAGTTGAGCATGCCCTCGAAGCCCTCCAGGGCCAACTTGCGCTCGTGGTTGTGGTCGCAAAAGCCGATGCCCAGCTTGTAAGCGATGGGCCGCTCCTTGACGCCGCCGACAAAGACGTCGACGTCCTTTTCGAGCAGATAGTTCATCAGTTCCAGCGGGTTGGCGTCATCGACGATGATCGTGCCGGGGTCGCTGACCCTGGCCAGCTCCTCGTAGTCTTCCTCGGTGCCGGTCTGGCTGCCGGCCAAGACCACCCGCATGCCCAGCAAGCGGAAGGCCTTGATCAGGCTGAAGGCCTTGAAGGCCCCGCCCACGTACATGGCCGCCCGCTTGCCCTGCAAGTCCTGGCGCAGCTCCATGAGCTGGGGATAAAGCGCGCCCAGCTCCCGCGAGACCAACTCCTGGGCCCGGGCGGCCATCAGCGGGTCGCCGAAAAAGTCGGCCACGTCGTAGAGGGCCTGGGCCATGTCGTCGACGCCCAGGTAGCTGACGCGCAGAAACGGCGTGCCATAGTCGCGCTGCATCATGCGGGCCAGCTCCATCGTCGCCCCGGAGCACTGCACCAGGTTCAGCGCCGCGCCGTGGGCGCGCATCAGGTCGGCCACCCGGCCGTCGCCGGTGACGCCGGCCACCACCTCCACGCCCATCTGCTCCAGATAGCGCTTGATGATCCAGGTCTCGCCGGCCAGGTTGAAGTCGCCCAGCAGGTTGACGCTGTGGGGGCTTATGCCCTCGGTGGGGCCCTGGCCGATCAGCCGGGCCATGGCCCGACAGGCCGCGGCGTAGCCGGCCCGCTTGTTGCCCTTGAAGCCCTCGCTCATCACCGGGATCACCGGAATGCCCGCCTCGGCCTCGATCTTGCGGCAGACGGCGGCCATGTCGTCGCCGATGATGCCCACGATGCAGGTGCTGTAGACAAAGGCGGCCTTGGGCCGGTGGCGGGCGATCAGCTCGCGCAGGGCCCGCTCCAGCTTCTTTTCGCCGCCAAAGACCACGTCGCGCTCTTGCAGGTCGGTGCTGAACGAATGGCGGTGCAGCATGGGCCCCGAGCTGAGCGCGCCGCGGATGTCCCAGGTGTAGGCGGCGCAGCCCACCGGCCCGTGGATCAGGTGCAGGGCGTCGGCGATGGGGTAGAGCACCACCCGCGAGCCGCAGAACACGCAGGCCCGCTGGCTGACCGCCCCGGCCAGGCTCTGCTTGTCGCAACTGATGCGAAAAGGCCTGTCCTCGCCCTTTTCAAATATCTGGTCGCTGCGCTCTTCAAAGACGACCTTTGCCATGTGGCGTTCTCCCTAGGTGATCAAGTAATCGGCCGGAGGCTGGCCGTCTTCGATGCCATCGAGGATCGCGTCGATGGCCTCCTCGCTGTCGACGCCCTTGAACCACCAGTTTTACGGCTGCACCACCATGGCCGGGCCGTTTTCGCACTGCTTGAGACAACCCGTGGCGGTGACCAGGCAGTCCAGGCCCCGGTCGATGATTTCTTCTTCCAGGTATTGCAAAAAGCCGTTGGTCTTTTTGTGGCAGATGCCCTTGGGGTCGCCACCCAGGCGAAAGCTCTGGCAGACCAGGATCTGCGTGGCGGGAATACCCATGATATCGCTCCTTTGTCAGCTCGCGCCGAGGCGCTTGGTTAATGAACGCATCATTTGCCGCGCCCCTTTTTCCGGCCGCCGTGCAGGGCCTCGACCATGCCTTCGATGTTGCCTTCCTGGCACAGCACGCTCAGCCCCGCCTCGACCAGCGCCCGCTTGGGCGCCTCGCCGGCCGCCGCGGCCAGCACGGCGAAACAGTCGCCAAGGATCTGGGCCGTTTGCCGCCAGCGGGCCTCGCCGCCGCCCGGCGCGGGGGCTGGCCTGGCCTCCAGCAACGCCACCGGCCCGTTCTTGGGCCCATAGATCAGGTATTGCTCGGCCTGGCCCAGATGCAGGTCCACGTCGAAGCCGTTGGAGCTGCACACCGCCAGATAAGGCCGCGACTCGCTGGGCCGGGGCAGGGCGTGGCCCGCCGCCTCGGGCTGGCCGAAGTCGTAGGTCAGGGCCTTGTCGCACGCTCGCGGGTCGATGAACATCGTTGGCAGGTGGGCCGCCGCCGCCTGGGTCAGGGCCTCCAGCCGCGCCGGGTCGAGTTGGCCCAGCGGCCTGGGGCTGCCGTCGTCGACGGCGGAAAAGGGGAAAAGCCTAAGCTCCGTCGCGCCCAGCCGGGCGGCCGTGGCGGCGATGAGCTCCACGTGCTCCACGTTGACGCCGGGGTAGACCGTGGTCTTGACGATGACCGGCAGACCCCTGGCCTTGAGGGCGGTGATGGCCGCCGCCTGTTGGTCGATGAGCTGGTCGGCCGCCTGGGCCAGGGGGATGGTCCTCACGCCGGGCCTGATCCAGGCGTAGACCTTGGCCGCCACCAGCGGGTCCACCGCGTCGACGAGCATGGCCAGGTGGGCCAGGTCCAGCGCGGCCAGCCTGTCGGCCAGGGCCGTCAGGCCAAGGCCCAGGGTGGTCAGGCAGAGGCTCACGCCGGGCAGCTTGGCCCGCAGCATGGCCAGAACCTCCAGGGTCAATTCCGGCGTGGCCATGGGGTCGCCAGGCCCGCCGACGTTGACGGCCTTGATGGTCTGGCCCTGTTCGATCAGGTAATCCAGCCAGTTCAACGCCTGTTCCGGGGTCAGGGCCCGGGGCAGGGGCTTTTCCGCGCTGAACCTGATGCGCGCCATCGCCCGGGGCGCCACCGGCAGGTGGACCCGACCGCTGGAACGGCGCGCGGCCGCGCAGAAGTCACTCGCTGGTTCGTGTGTCTTGCTCATGGCCATCCTGCCTTGCCCCGACGCCGGGGTTGACTTACAGCACCAACTCGAAGGCGTGTTCCTGGTCGTCGCGATCCTTGCGGTCCAGCAGGGCCGAGAGGATCTTTTCCAGCAGCCGCAGGCCGCCCTTGTAACCCACCGTGGGGAAGTACTGGTGGCCCACCCGATCGAGGATGGGGAATCCCCAGCGCACCAGGGGAATGTCCTCGTCGCGGGCGATGTGCTTCAGGTAGGTGTTGCCCATGAGCAGATCCACGGGGTCGTTTTTGATCCACTGGTGCAGCAGGAACATGTCGGCGGTCTGGTCGCACTTGACGTTGACCGCGTAGGGCAGGCCGGCGGTTAGCTCCCTGATCCTGGCCTCGAAGGCCTTGCCCGGCGTGCCGCTGACGATGTGGGTGGGCCACATGTCGATCGAGGTCAGAAACTCGGTCATGGCGATGAGCTGATCGGGATCGCCGGCCAGGGCCACCTTCTTGTGATAGAAGTACTGGTGCATGTCGCTGATCATGTCCACCAACTGGCCGCGCTCGTGGGCCACCTCCTCGGGCACGCTGCGCCCGGCCACGATGCGCAGGGCGTCGACAAAGCGGTCGGTGGCCCTCAGGCCAAAGGGCATGTCCAGCACCCGGCAGGGCACCTTGAGCGTGGTGTCCAGGAAACGGGCGCCGTCGGCGCTGCACCACTCGCCCAGGGCCAGGGTGCCGATGCTGTCGCCGGCCTCGCGCAGCTGCTTGATCGTCACGCCGCCCTCGGGGAACATCTTGTATTCGCCGCTCAG
Protein-coding regions in this window:
- the nifE gene encoding nitrogenase iron-molybdenum cofactor biosynthesis protein NifE, with protein sequence MAKVVFEERSDQIFEKGEDRPFRISCDKQSLAGAVSQRACVFCGSRVVLYPIADALHLIHGPVGCAAYTWDIRGALSSGPMLHRHSFSTDLQERDVVFGGEKKLERALRELIARHRPKAAFVYSTCIVGIIGDDMAAVCRKIEAEAGIPVIPVMSEGFKGNKRAGYAAACRAMARLIGQGPTEGISPHSVNLLGDFNLAGETWIIKRYLEQMGVEVVAGVTGDGRVADLMRAHGAALNLVQCSGATMELARMMQRDYGTPFLRVSYLGVDDMAQALYDVADFFGDPLMAARAQELVSRELGALYPQLMELRQDLQGKRAAMYVGGAFKAFSLIKAFRLLGMRVVLAGSQTGTEEDYEELARVSDPGTIIVDDANPLELMNYLLEKDVDVFVGGVKERPIAYKLGIGFCDHNHERKLALEGFEGMLNFAREIHATVMSPVWRFTPRRMALAKEAAA
- a CDS encoding NifB/NifX family molybdenum-iron cluster-binding protein; its protein translation is MSKTHEPASDFCAAARRSSGRVHLPVAPRAMARIRFSAEKPLPRALTPEQALNWLDYLIEQGQTIKAVNVGGPGDPMATPELTLEVLAMLRAKLPGVSLCLTTLGLGLTALADRLAALDLAHLAMLVDAVDPLVAAKVYAWIRPGVRTIPLAQAADQLIDQQAAAITALKARGLPVIVKTTVYPGVNVEHVELIAATAARLGATELRLFPFSAVDDGSPRPLGQLDPARLEALTQAAAAHLPTMFIDPRACDKALTYDFGQPEAAGHALPRPSESRPYLAVCSSNGFDVDLHLGQAEQYLIYGPKNGPVALLEARPAPAPGGGEARWRQTAQILGDCFAVLAAAAGEAPKRALVEAGLSVLCQEGNIEGMVEALHGGRKKGRGK
- the nifK gene encoding nitrogenase molybdenum-iron protein subunit beta: MLLRHTPDNLVERGALTINPAKTCQPIGAMYAALGVHGCLPHSHGSQGCCAYHRSTLTRHYKEPISAGTSSFTEGASVFGGQANLLQAIDNIFTVYEPEVIAVHTTCLSETIGDDLPQILDKADKDGKIPKGKHVIYANTPSYVGSHVTGFSNMVKGMARVAVSTGHKNGKVNIIPGWVEPADMEEIKRLAAMVGVDIIMFPDTSGVLNGPLSGEYKMFPEGGVTIKQLREAGDSIGTLALGEWCSADGARFLDTTLKVPCRVLDMPFGLRATDRFVDALRIVAGRSVPEEVAHERGQLVDMISDMHQYFYHKKVALAGDPDQLIAMTEFLTSIDMWPTHIVSGTPGKAFEARIRELTAGLPYAVNVKCDQTADMFLLHQWIKNDPVDLLMGNTYLKHIARDEDIPLVRWGFPILDRVGHQYFPTVGYKGGLRLLEKILSALLDRKDRDDQEHAFELVL